One window from the genome of Streptomyces sp. NBC_01476 encodes:
- the sigE gene encoding RNA polymerase sigma factor SigE, with translation MVGALLDTTRADRGGAAAAGDRRVLPHFRRSAGQPKSVTNTADDRSREKNSADANSVTTATFATDGDAQSWTPPSWEEIVSTHSARVYRLAYRLTGNQHDAEDLTQEVFVRVFRSLSTYTPGTFEGWLHRITTNLFLDMVRRRQRIRFDALGDDAAERLPSREPSPAQHFNDTHFDADVQQALDTLAPEFRAAVVLCDIEGLSYEEIAATLGVKLGTVRSRIHRGRSHLRKALEHRAPGVRPAPALAATAPKPGLEGGRA, from the coding sequence ATGGTAGGGGCTCTACTGGACACCACCAGAGCCGACAGGGGAGGTGCGGCTGCGGCCGGTGACCGGAGAGTGCTTCCGCACTTTCGCAGGTCCGCCGGACAGCCGAAATCCGTGACCAACACCGCTGATGATCGTTCACGCGAAAAAAACTCCGCCGACGCGAACTCCGTGACCACCGCGACCTTCGCCACCGACGGGGACGCTCAGTCGTGGACGCCTCCTTCCTGGGAGGAGATCGTCAGTACGCACAGTGCCCGGGTGTACCGGCTGGCCTATCGGCTGACCGGCAACCAGCACGACGCGGAGGACCTCACCCAAGAGGTCTTCGTGCGGGTCTTCCGCTCCCTGTCCACCTACACACCCGGCACCTTCGAGGGCTGGCTGCACCGCATCACCACGAACCTCTTCCTGGACATGGTGCGGCGCCGGCAGCGGATCCGCTTCGACGCACTCGGCGACGACGCGGCTGAGCGACTGCCCAGCCGCGAGCCGTCCCCCGCACAGCACTTCAACGACACGCACTTCGACGCGGACGTCCAGCAGGCGCTGGACACCCTCGCCCCGGAGTTCCGTGCCGCGGTGGTGCTCTGTGACATCGAGGGACTGTCGTACGAGGAGATCGCCGCGACCCTCGGTGTGAAGCTCGGCACGGTTCGGAGCAGGATCCACCGCGGTCGCTCCCACCTGCGTAAAGCTCTGGAACACCGGGCACCTGGTGTACGTCCGGCCCCCGCGCTTGCTGCCACCGCACCCAAACCTGGCCTGGAGGGCGGGAGAGCGTGA
- a CDS encoding sec-independent translocase, with protein sequence MFFDIGPLELVALVVLAVLVFGPDKLPKVIQDVMQFIRKVREFSDSAKEDIRRELGPEFKDFEFEDLNPKTFIRKNLLEGEEDEYGLKELKDLRNSFDLRKEMSEVTDLRKDLTEVTDVVNGVEPGTRASGGAAAATATETATPDRLRKTEKLGQDEPPPFDSDAT encoded by the coding sequence GTGTTCTTCGACATAGGCCCGCTTGAGCTGGTCGCGCTCGTAGTCCTTGCCGTACTCGTCTTCGGTCCGGACAAGCTGCCGAAGGTCATCCAGGACGTGATGCAGTTCATCCGGAAGGTGCGGGAGTTCTCCGACAGCGCCAAGGAGGACATCCGCCGGGAGCTGGGCCCGGAGTTCAAGGACTTCGAGTTCGAGGACCTGAACCCCAAGACCTTCATCCGGAAGAACCTGCTGGAGGGCGAAGAGGACGAGTACGGCCTCAAGGAGCTCAAGGATCTGCGCAACAGCTTTGACCTCCGCAAGGAGATGTCCGAAGTCACCGACCTGCGCAAGGACTTGACCGAGGTCACCGACGTGGTGAACGGCGTGGAGCCGGGCACCAGGGCGTCGGGCGGGGCCGCCGCGGCCACCGCGACCGAGACCGCCACCCCGGACCGGCTGCGCAAGACCGAGAAGCTCGGCCAGGACGAGCCGCCGCCGTTCGACTCCGACGCGACCTGA
- a CDS encoding helix-turn-helix domain-containing protein, which produces MLTETVFRSEDIPAADRFDAWRDLMNRTHAPLRLESEAAADFRAHQRLIELGAVSMWPATFQQLVFIRTPRLIRQSDPEVYHLSLLLSGKAGVTWGRRENTYGAFDFHTNDSSRPYEIWTGRGPISSVGIEIPKALLPLPQARMDQVIGRHVSGREGVGTLLTQFLTQIAADTRPYQPVDGPRLGTVLVDLVAAMLAQNLEIESALAPETRTRALTLRVQSYIRRHLHDTELTPTRIATVHHISRSYLHRLFQAEDESVAAYIRRHRLEGAHRDLADPGLAGTAVHVIATRWGFPRAADFARAFRTAYGIPPTEHRRRSHQPTAPDGERR; this is translated from the coding sequence ATGCTGACCGAGACCGTGTTCCGCAGCGAGGACATACCGGCCGCCGACCGGTTCGACGCCTGGCGCGACCTGATGAACCGTACGCACGCGCCCCTGCGGCTGGAGAGTGAGGCCGCCGCGGACTTCCGGGCGCACCAGCGGCTGATCGAACTCGGCGCGGTGTCCATGTGGCCCGCCACCTTCCAGCAGTTGGTGTTCATCAGGACCCCGCGGCTGATCCGGCAGTCCGATCCGGAGGTCTACCACCTCTCGCTGCTCCTGAGCGGGAAGGCAGGGGTGACCTGGGGCCGGCGGGAGAACACCTACGGGGCGTTCGACTTCCACACCAACGACTCCTCGCGGCCGTACGAGATCTGGACCGGCCGCGGCCCCATCTCGTCGGTGGGCATCGAGATACCCAAGGCGCTGCTGCCGCTGCCCCAGGCCCGGATGGACCAGGTGATCGGCCGGCACGTCTCCGGCCGGGAGGGCGTCGGCACGCTGCTCACGCAGTTCCTCACCCAGATCGCGGCGGACACCCGGCCCTACCAGCCGGTCGACGGACCCCGGCTGGGCACGGTGCTGGTCGACCTGGTGGCGGCGATGCTGGCCCAGAACCTGGAGATCGAGTCGGCGCTCGCGCCGGAGACCCGGACGCGGGCGCTGACGCTGCGGGTGCAGTCCTACATCCGGCGCCATCTGCACGACACCGAGCTGACGCCCACCCGGATCGCCACCGTGCACCACATCTCCCGCAGTTATCTGCACCGGCTCTTCCAGGCGGAGGACGAGTCGGTGGCCGCGTACATCCGCAGGCACCGCCTCGAAGGCGCCCACCGCGACCTCGCCGACCCGGGGCTGGCCGGCACCGCGGTCCACGTCATCGCCACCCGCTGGGGCTTCCCCCGCGCCGCCGACTTCGCCCGCGCCTTCCGCACCGCCTACGGCATCCCCCCGACAGAACACCGCCGCCGCTCCCACCAGCCCACCGCCCCGGACGGCGAACGGCGGTAA
- a CDS encoding magnesium transporter MgtE N-terminal domain-containing protein: MAAGSPRVFVSHLSGIAVFDPTGDQVGRVRDVVVMLRVGGRPPRVLGLVVEVISRRRIFLPMTRVTGVESGQVITTGVLNMRRFEQRPTETLVLGELLDRRVRLVEPETTETTAATEASEQGTEDGARAGEEVTVLDVSMAQLPARREWEIDKVFVRRGKSGALRRKGETLTVDWSSVTGFRLAEDSQGAENLVATFEQLRPADLANVLHHLSPKRRGEVAIALDDDRLADVLEELPDDDQVEILTKLKDERAADVLEAMDPDDAADLLAELSDDEQERLLRLMQPQEAAGVRRLLSYEERTAGGLMTTEPIVLRPNATVADALARIRNPDLSPALAAQVYVCRPPDETPTGKYLGLVHFQRLLRDPPFTLLGSIVDTDLHPLDPETPLPSVTSFLATYNMISAPVVDESGSLLGAVTVDDVLDHLLPEDWRETDLHGAVDRGAEDGSDDPDDAERAPYEPAQEAGTGNGR; the protein is encoded by the coding sequence ATGGCCGCAGGCTCCCCCCGGGTCTTCGTCTCGCACCTGTCCGGCATCGCCGTCTTCGACCCCACCGGCGACCAGGTGGGCCGGGTCCGCGACGTCGTGGTCATGCTGAGGGTCGGCGGCCGGCCGCCGCGTGTCCTCGGCCTGGTCGTCGAGGTGATCAGCCGGCGGCGGATCTTCCTGCCGATGACCCGGGTCACCGGCGTCGAGTCCGGCCAGGTGATCACCACCGGCGTGCTCAACATGCGGCGCTTCGAGCAGCGGCCGACCGAGACGCTGGTGCTGGGCGAGCTGCTGGACCGCCGGGTACGGCTGGTCGAGCCGGAGACCACCGAGACGACCGCCGCGACCGAGGCGTCCGAGCAGGGCACCGAGGACGGGGCCCGCGCGGGCGAGGAGGTCACCGTCCTGGATGTGTCGATGGCGCAGCTGCCCGCCCGCCGGGAGTGGGAGATCGACAAGGTCTTCGTCCGCCGCGGCAAGTCCGGGGCGCTGCGCCGCAAGGGGGAGACGCTGACCGTCGACTGGTCGTCGGTGACCGGTTTCCGGCTGGCCGAGGACAGCCAGGGCGCGGAGAACCTGGTGGCGACCTTCGAGCAGCTGCGCCCGGCCGACCTGGCCAACGTGCTGCACCACCTCTCCCCCAAGCGCCGCGGCGAGGTCGCCATCGCGCTGGACGACGACCGGCTGGCGGACGTGCTCGAAGAGCTGCCGGACGACGACCAGGTGGAGATCCTCACCAAGCTCAAGGACGAGCGCGCCGCCGACGTGCTGGAGGCGATGGACCCGGACGACGCCGCCGACCTGCTGGCCGAGCTCTCCGACGACGAGCAGGAGCGGCTGCTCAGGCTGATGCAGCCGCAGGAGGCCGCGGGCGTACGGCGGCTGCTGTCGTACGAGGAGCGGACCGCGGGCGGCCTGATGACGACCGAGCCGATCGTGCTGCGCCCCAACGCCACCGTCGCCGACGCGCTGGCCCGCATCCGCAACCCGGACCTGTCGCCGGCGCTCGCCGCGCAGGTGTACGTGTGCCGGCCGCCGGACGAGACGCCGACCGGCAAGTACCTGGGCCTGGTGCACTTCCAGCGGCTGCTGCGCGACCCGCCGTTCACCCTGCTGGGGTCGATCGTGGACACCGACCTGCACCCGCTCGACCCGGAGACCCCGCTGCCGTCGGTGACCAGCTTCCTGGCCACGTACAACATGATCTCGGCGCCGGTGGTGGACGAGAGCGGGTCCCTGCTGGGCGCGGTGACGGTGGACGACGTGCTGGACCACCTGCTGCCGGAGGACTGGCGGGAGACGGATCTGCACGGCGCCGTGGACCGCGGGGCGGAGGACGGCAGCGACGATCCGGACGACGCCGAGCGGGCGCCGTACGAGCCGGCGCAGGAGGCGGGCACCGGCAATGGCCGCTGA
- a CDS encoding O-methyltransferase yields MFRLPNARSHLLVPGPSGYSRRRASRPGRRKAEHSGDRERAITGNRQASWAFADAFVAEDDALIRARGHAHVAGLRPVSPGTGATLRLLAAAADAKSVVEIGTGTGVSGIHLMRGMRADGVLTTVDTEPDRQQLARESYREAGFAANRSRFICGPALDVLPRLTDGGYDLIFCDADRLEYLDYLDASMRLLRPGGLVCFEGAFGRGKALDAAHQDPESQCLRELLREVRDSPALAPVLLPTDDGLLCAVRNK; encoded by the coding sequence ATGTTCCGCCTGCCTAACGCACGGTCCCATCTGCTGGTTCCCGGCCCCAGCGGATACAGTCGCCGACGGGCCTCGCGGCCAGGGAGACGCAAGGCTGAGCACAGTGGTGACAGGGAGAGGGCCATTACCGGCAACCGGCAGGCGAGCTGGGCGTTCGCGGACGCGTTCGTCGCCGAGGACGACGCCCTGATACGTGCCCGCGGCCATGCGCATGTGGCGGGGCTGCGGCCGGTCTCACCTGGGACGGGGGCGACGCTGCGGCTGCTGGCGGCGGCAGCGGACGCGAAGTCGGTGGTGGAGATCGGCACCGGGACCGGGGTCTCCGGCATTCACCTGATGCGCGGGATGCGGGCCGACGGCGTGCTCACCACCGTCGACACCGAGCCGGACCGGCAGCAGCTGGCCCGGGAGTCGTACCGTGAGGCCGGCTTCGCGGCGAACCGGTCCCGTTTCATCTGCGGCCCCGCGCTGGACGTCCTGCCGCGGCTCACCGACGGCGGCTACGACCTGATCTTCTGCGACGCCGACCGGCTGGAGTACCTGGACTATCTCGACGCGTCGATGCGGCTGCTGCGGCCGGGCGGGCTGGTCTGCTTCGAGGGTGCGTTCGGCCGGGGCAAGGCGCTGGACGCCGCGCACCAGGACCCCGAGTCCCAGTGCCTCCGCGAGCTGCTCCGCGAGGTCCGCGACAGCCCGGCCCTCGCGCCGGTCCTCCTCCCCACCGACGACGGACTTCTCTGCGCGGTCCGCAACAAGTAG
- a CDS encoding DUF1003 domain-containing protein, which produces MAADERVRDPQRRRQPRSRVRLDQPRDTTRRSLLPAYDPEAFGKFSERIARFLGTGRFIVWMTAVIIVWVLWNVFAPEPMRFDQYPFIFLTLMLSLQASYAAPLILLAQNRQDDRDRVNLEQDRAQNERSIADTEYLTREVAALRVNLGEVATRDWIRSELQDLLKEFEERQSGGPAHRTRHPYGPRPGRGDETDGRGR; this is translated from the coding sequence ATGGCCGCTGACGAGCGGGTCCGCGACCCGCAGCGCCGCCGGCAGCCGCGCTCCCGGGTCCGCCTGGACCAGCCGCGCGACACCACCCGGCGCAGCCTGCTGCCGGCCTACGACCCGGAGGCGTTCGGCAAGTTCTCCGAGCGGATCGCCCGCTTCCTTGGCACCGGACGGTTCATCGTCTGGATGACCGCGGTCATCATCGTCTGGGTGCTGTGGAACGTCTTCGCGCCCGAGCCCATGCGGTTCGACCAGTACCCCTTCATCTTCCTGACCCTGATGCTGTCCCTGCAGGCGTCGTACGCGGCGCCGCTGATCCTGCTGGCGCAGAACCGGCAGGACGATCGCGACCGGGTCAACCTGGAACAGGACCGCGCGCAGAACGAGCGCTCCATCGCCGACACCGAGTACCTGACCCGGGAAGTGGCCGCGCTGCGGGTGAACCTCGGCGAGGTCGCCACCCGTGACTGGATCCGCTCCGAGCTCCAGGACCTGCTCAAGGAGTTCGAGGAGCGGCAGTCCGGCGGTCCCGCCCACCGCACCAGGCACCCGTACGGCCCGCGGCCGGGGCGCGGTGACGAAACCGACGGGCGGGGTCGCTGA
- a CDS encoding enoyl-CoA hydratase/isomerase family protein — MADSVLYEVGDGLATVTLNRPEAMNALDTRTKDALRDVLREAAADEAVRAVLLTAAGRAFCVGQDLKEHVGILAAGGGLTTVAEHYNPITTAIATMPKPVVAGINGVAAGAGAGFAFAADYRVAADTASFNTAFAGVALGADSGLSWTLPRLVGHGRAADLLLFPRSVKADEALAIGLVHRVVPAADLPAEALAVARALAAGPTVAYAALKEALAYGAGHSLVESLAKEDELQTRAGATEDHRTAVSAFVAKQVPRFEGR, encoded by the coding sequence ATGGCCGACAGCGTGCTGTACGAGGTGGGTGACGGGCTGGCGACCGTCACGCTGAACCGACCCGAGGCGATGAACGCGCTCGACACGCGGACCAAGGACGCCCTGCGGGACGTGCTCCGTGAGGCGGCGGCCGACGAGGCGGTCCGGGCGGTGCTGCTGACCGCCGCCGGGCGGGCGTTCTGCGTCGGGCAGGACCTCAAGGAGCACGTCGGGATCCTGGCGGCCGGCGGCGGCCTGACGACTGTCGCCGAGCACTACAACCCGATCACCACCGCCATCGCCACCATGCCGAAGCCGGTGGTCGCCGGGATCAACGGGGTGGCGGCGGGCGCCGGCGCGGGCTTCGCCTTCGCCGCGGACTACCGGGTGGCCGCGGACACCGCCTCGTTCAACACCGCCTTCGCCGGGGTCGCGCTCGGCGCCGACTCGGGCCTGTCCTGGACGCTCCCCCGGCTCGTCGGCCACGGCCGGGCCGCCGACCTGCTGCTCTTCCCGCGCTCGGTGAAGGCCGACGAGGCGCTGGCCATCGGCCTGGTGCACCGGGTGGTGCCGGCCGCGGACCTGCCCGCCGAGGCGCTGGCGGTGGCCCGCGCCCTCGCCGCCGGCCCGACCGTGGCGTACGCGGCCCTGAAGGAGGCGCTCGCCTACGGCGCCGGCCACTCGCTGGTGGAGTCCCTCGCCAAGGAGGACGAGCTCCAGACCCGGGCGGGCGCCACCGAGGACCACCGCACGGCGGTCTCGGCGTTCGTCGCCAAGCAGGTCCCGCGGTTCGAAGGCCGCTGA
- a CDS encoding DNA-3-methyladenine glycosylase I, with translation MSDPGGVVVGEDGLARCPWGLSAPDYIAYHDQEWGRPVHGDDALFERICLEAFQSGLSWITILRRRESFRAAFGGFKIDTVAAFTDEDRTRLLNDAGIIRNRAKIDAAITNAAAARTVREGHEGGLDALIWSYAPDPALRPAPVSTAQVPATTTESVALAKDLKKRGFKFVGPTTAYALMQACGLVNDHLAGCSARVGPV, from the coding sequence GTGAGTGACCCGGGCGGAGTGGTGGTCGGTGAGGACGGACTGGCCCGCTGTCCGTGGGGGCTGTCCGCGCCCGACTACATCGCGTACCACGACCAGGAGTGGGGGCGGCCGGTGCACGGCGACGACGCCCTCTTCGAGCGGATCTGCCTGGAGGCGTTCCAGTCGGGGCTGTCCTGGATCACCATCCTGCGGCGCCGGGAGAGCTTCCGGGCGGCTTTCGGCGGCTTCAAGATCGACACGGTGGCGGCCTTCACCGACGAGGACAGGACCCGGCTGCTGAACGACGCCGGCATCATCCGGAACCGGGCGAAGATCGACGCGGCGATCACCAACGCGGCCGCCGCCCGTACCGTCCGGGAGGGCCACGAAGGCGGCCTGGACGCCCTGATCTGGTCCTACGCCCCGGACCCCGCCCTGCGGCCCGCGCCGGTCTCCACCGCCCAGGTCCCCGCCACCACCACGGAGTCCGTGGCGCTGGCGAAGGACCTCAAGAAGCGCGGCTTCAAGTTCGTCGGGCCCACCACGGCCTACGCGCTGATGCAGGCGTGCGGCCTGGTCAACGACCACCTGGCGGGGTGCAGCGCGCGGGTGGGGCCGGTCTAG
- a CDS encoding Mrp/NBP35 family ATP-binding protein: MATTTYSSTPTDEAVRAALATVNDPEIHKPITDLGMVKSVDIGADGTVAVTVYLTVSGCPMRDTITSLVTTAVGQVPGVSSVDVTLDVMSDEQRRELASSLRGGQAEREIPFAQPGSLTRVYAVASGKGGVGKSSVTVNLAAAMAADGLKVGVVDADIYGHSVPRMLGVEGRPTQVENMIMPPAANGVKVISIGMFTPGNAPVVWRGPMLHRALQQFLADVYWGDLDVLLLDLPPGTGDIAISVAQLVPNAEILVVTTPQQAAAEVAERAGSIAVQTHQKIVGVVENMAGMPCPHCDEIVEVFGTGGGDRVAEGLSRTTGTTVPVLGRIPIDIRLREGGDDGRPVALSHPESAAGAALRTIAGKLGGRARGLAGMSLGITPRNKF, encoded by the coding sequence ATGGCTACCACCACGTACAGCTCCACGCCGACCGACGAGGCCGTCCGCGCCGCGCTCGCGACCGTGAACGACCCGGAGATCCACAAACCGATCACCGATCTCGGCATGGTGAAGTCCGTGGACATCGGCGCCGACGGCACGGTGGCGGTGACCGTGTATCTGACCGTCTCCGGCTGCCCGATGCGCGACACCATCACCAGCCTGGTGACCACGGCCGTCGGCCAGGTGCCCGGGGTCTCCTCGGTGGACGTCACGCTGGATGTGATGAGTGACGAGCAGCGCCGCGAGCTGGCGTCGTCGCTGCGCGGCGGGCAGGCCGAGCGGGAGATCCCGTTCGCCCAGCCGGGTTCGCTGACCCGGGTGTACGCGGTGGCGTCCGGCAAGGGCGGCGTCGGCAAGTCCTCGGTGACGGTGAACCTGGCCGCGGCGATGGCCGCCGACGGCCTGAAGGTCGGCGTGGTCGACGCGGACATCTACGGTCACAGCGTGCCCCGCATGCTCGGCGTGGAAGGGCGACCCACGCAGGTCGAGAACATGATCATGCCGCCCGCCGCCAACGGGGTGAAGGTGATCTCGATCGGCATGTTCACCCCGGGCAACGCGCCGGTGGTCTGGCGCGGCCCGATGCTCCACCGGGCGCTCCAGCAGTTCCTCGCCGACGTCTACTGGGGTGACCTGGACGTCCTGCTGCTGGACCTGCCGCCCGGCACCGGTGACATCGCCATCTCGGTCGCCCAGCTGGTGCCGAACGCGGAGATCCTGGTGGTGACCACCCCGCAGCAGGCCGCCGCCGAGGTCGCCGAGCGGGCCGGCTCCATCGCGGTCCAGACCCACCAGAAGATCGTCGGCGTGGTGGAGAACATGGCGGGCATGCCGTGCCCGCACTGCGACGAGATCGTCGAGGTCTTCGGTACCGGCGGCGGCGACCGCGTCGCCGAGGGGCTCTCCCGCACCACGGGTACGACCGTCCCGGTGCTCGGCCGCATCCCGATCGACATCCGGCTGCGCGAGGGCGGCGACGACGGCCGTCCGGTGGCCCTGTCCCACCCCGAGTCCGCGGCGGGAGCGGCCCTGCGGACCATCGCCGGCAAGCTGGGCGGCCGTGCCCGCGGCCTGGCGGGGATGTCGCTGGGGATCACCCCGCGCAACAAGTTCTAG
- a CDS encoding anti-sigma factor family protein codes for MSSSGSGEHRPQRPAPAEQHLGDRLAAFVDGELTDDSRDRVLAHLATCPQCKAAAAEQRRLKSVIAASELPAISAGLLARLQGLPGMGAGDGHGRGGPWDPGGPGGPVTADGPQADDATAVPAPQLGEEPAGPFDGGLLGSGPLGSGRFSYLGPARDLLAPAGSRSRGFRIHEPAAAAAGSAHPVSSTSRGRRFAFAAAGAFSMAAIAIGGALPMEAAVDGGARPDDGPAVSPLSANSVSDTRGVTPRGVLGAEERITRAPAARTVNTATSVSLPEPGPVPLVTPAVAQPARSTVVLR; via the coding sequence GTGAGCAGTAGCGGTTCAGGCGAGCATCGTCCCCAACGTCCCGCGCCCGCCGAGCAGCACCTGGGCGACCGCCTCGCGGCGTTCGTCGACGGAGAGCTGACCGACGACAGCAGGGACCGCGTGCTCGCCCATCTCGCGACATGTCCGCAGTGCAAGGCCGCAGCTGCCGAGCAGCGGCGGCTGAAGAGTGTGATCGCGGCCTCCGAGCTGCCGGCCATATCGGCCGGTCTGCTCGCGCGGCTGCAGGGTCTGCCCGGCATGGGCGCCGGTGACGGCCACGGCCGCGGCGGTCCATGGGACCCGGGCGGCCCCGGCGGCCCGGTGACCGCCGACGGCCCCCAGGCCGACGACGCCACCGCCGTACCGGCACCGCAGCTCGGTGAGGAGCCCGCAGGGCCCTTCGACGGCGGCCTGCTGGGCTCCGGCCCGCTCGGTTCCGGCCGGTTCTCGTACCTGGGTCCGGCCCGTGACCTGCTGGCCCCGGCCGGCTCCCGGTCGCGCGGCTTCCGTATCCATGAACCGGCGGCAGCCGCCGCCGGGAGCGCCCACCCCGTCTCCAGTACGTCCCGGGGCCGCAGGTTCGCTTTCGCGGCGGCCGGCGCCTTCTCGATGGCGGCCATCGCCATCGGCGGCGCGCTCCCGATGGAGGCGGCGGTCGACGGCGGCGCCCGGCCCGACGACGGCCCGGCGGTCAGTCCGCTGAGCGCCAACTCGGTCTCCGACACCCGCGGGGTGACCCCGCGCGGGGTGCTCGGCGCCGAGGAGCGGATCACCCGCGCCCCCGCCGCCCGTACGGTGAACACGGCCACCTCGGTGTCGCTGCCGGAGCCGGGACCGGTGCCGCTGGTGACCCCGGCGGTGGCCCAGCCGGCCCGCTCCACCGTCGTCCTGCGCTGA
- a CDS encoding DUF3117 domain-containing protein produces MAAMKPRTGDGPLEVTKEGRSIIMRVPLEGGGRLVVELTPDEADALGDALKKAIV; encoded by the coding sequence ATGGCGGCCATGAAGCCGCGGACGGGTGACGGCCCGCTCGAGGTGACCAAGGAGGGGCGGAGCATCATCATGCGCGTTCCGCTTGAGGGCGGCGGGCGGCTTGTTGTCGAGCTGACCCCGGACGAGGCGGACGCCCTGGGCGATGCGTTGAAGAAGGCCATCGTCTGA